The following DNA comes from Erigeron canadensis isolate Cc75 chromosome 3, C_canadensis_v1, whole genome shotgun sequence.
AAAGGTGATTTGGATTGGATTGTAGGGTGTGTGGGTCCGGTTAACTTCTGCAGCACATATTTGATAGTttctttattttggtttttattttacaacttttaacttttcaaaaactTAATACAACCCTTTCATGTTTAAGTTTTCGTATATAGTTAAAGATTATATTATAAGTTGAAgctataaataattaaatatgtttcCTTGTTAGCGATGTTAGGAAAATATTTTTCATCCCGGCCCCTGTCAACCAGAAATCCTGGCTCCGCCCCTGTTTACgggtatatatatgaatgatgCAGATACTAAGCAATGGTGTTTACAACAGCATAGAGCATAGAGCACTTGTGAATGCCACGAAAGAGAGGATGTCCTTGGCTATGTTTTTCAATCCGAAATTGGAAGCAGATGTTGGACCCTCAAAGAGCCTCTTAAGGAACACTGCAAACCCGCCGTTGTATAAAACACTCGTGATGGAACAGTATCTCAAAGACTTCTTCTCACGTAAGCTCGACGGAAAGACATTTCTCGAGAAAATGAAGATCAAAAATGAAGGAGGTAATGAAACCTaattgctatatatataaatctttggACTATCACGTACGTATTGATTCAAGAAAAGATATGATAAATTTTTAGATATAAGCGTACTCTAGTAATTTCAAGCTACTGTATTATATTATTTGTACTggtttagaaaaataaataggGTATAGTAATACGATATATTAAGTTAATTGGTCATGTTTGTTTACTATGTTTCATtatcatcaatcatcatcatgTGTATACTAAAGCCTAAAGGTATGCCGTATTTTGGCTACAATTAACTATTTAACTAGCAACGAAAATTAGTGGTGTTAGTCACTAATGATATTTGTTACTGACCAAAATAAATAATTACGAGTATGTAGTTTGTTGGGTTACATATTAGCTATAGACGTATAGTAACTAAAAATAATGGACAATGTTAACTATAGATGCTAGCATCTCAATCTACAGTTTAAAAGATCGATTCATATATCTGATGCACATGGATATAAGatggatgcataaaacaaaaGGTATGATTTTTCTAGTTTTGacggattaatgtgttgtttcaacacttatataatgataattaagaataaaaaccATCTTGCTCAAACAAATTAAGTAGAAGCAAACGTGCGCGCAAGAGAAATTTGAAACCAAACGGTCTATGAATTTTGTCAAGTGTGTCGAATGAGATACTTAAAACAAGACCAAGACGTAAATTAATTATGAGCACGTAAGGCACACCTCACGTTGTGTATTTATTTTTGGCACCTCTGTCAAGTTTCTTAGCATCCTCCTGAGATTTGATATACAATATGATGAGTCGAAATCAACTGACCTCCAGACTAATTAGTTACACGGATCAATACTTGAAAAATGACagatatatacttacatgaaaaATGAAACCTATGCTGTCGTTGTAGTCAAGAAATTGTACCCATTGTCTCCCAATACTCATCTGTTAAGAAGGCGAGCGAGAACAACATCTTAATCGTATGCACAGTAGTCCAAACCATATATAATGTTGCCTTGGCAATTCAACAAAACCCATGGTTCATAATATAAGCCAATTACAATATGTCAAAAAGAATTCAATCGGATCTTTTGAAGTGTAGTATACCTGAGAAGCCTCATTGGCGGCATTCTTGGTCCATAGGGCTATTTTTTCCTGCCTTGATCTGACATTCACAACGGCCCCACATATCTCGTCTCCGTGATCAAACTGTTCTCCGATCATTGCTAGCAACTTTCGAATTAGAGAAGAGGTTAGAGCTAGTagtattggatatatataattaattgagACTAGCAATGAGAGTAGATCACCGATATACACAAATTACCGTATACAGCCAACATGTGTCGGATTTGGACTTGGGGAAGGTCATAGTCCACTTTCCACCAGAAGCACAAACAGGGTCCTCCCACTTAGGTTCAATTCCATTTTTAAAACAGTGGAGGTCTGCTCCTGCAACTAACCTGCTCGGTCGATGTATATTGTTGTATAGGCTGCAATTTTATAATTAGAAAAACTTATGAAACCTTATACCACAGTTCAATTAATGGCATTCCGAAAACAAAAGTCAGGCTagctatctatatctatactcccttataattCTTTTTCCATCTTTTAACTTTCAGCTTTTGAAATACCTAAATTACCTTTATCCTTTGCTAACTAATTTTATATGtccacctaatatacctataatacccttttacATTACCTccatcaaatcaaatacttttacattaataaacacATCATTAGGTTATCGCCACCGGCACCACCCGTCGTCACCGCCGCCACTATTTACCCCTGTCGCCATATTGCGCGGTTaaccttctatatatataaaagtgtttctgtttttttatatctttattttatatatatatatatatatttcgctACATTGGAGATCAAATAAATGCTTTTTGAATTGGTTCCTTATTGGAGGGTAAATGTTAAATATCTACATGTATGTAATCATGGAAATTAATTGGAAATGATGAGaatttatatattcataaaatgaTAGAAAAAAGACCTCCAGAAATCTTCAACGGTGGAGAAAGTGTATATAGGACGGATGGAATTACCCCAAGCCACCTGCTTAGACTTGGCAGATGGATTGTCGAACCAGAATGTCCATGAATGCTCAAGCGGATGTCGTTTGATGTCTTTAATGGGTCTCGCTAACCTCTCTCCTCCTCCTTCGTTCCACCGTTGCTCTTCTTCTCTATCAGATCCAACACCTGATTTTTCTACCTCTTTTTCCACCATCACTCTCTTACCCTCCCTATTTTTCACTCTTTCTATAGggaaatattataaaagaattctGTTTATAAATTCGGATTCTGTTAGCTTATTGACTCTGTCACATCGCCTTAAATTTAGAGCTTCTTATGCCCACTTCACACTCGACCAAGCCCATTTGGGATTATtctttttaaatctttaattcaAATTATAGTTTTATACGAACActtgattttatgttttattaaggGGACTGACTGTCTAGCTTTTCAAATCAAAATCGGAAATTCAAAACCGACAAAACAAAAACCGAGCTAGTCTACCGTTATCAGACTTTTTAACTCGATATATATAGACTAATTATTATTACTCATCGGCACATTGTTGTTCCAAATTGTATTTTTGTACTTCTAGCCTTAAGTTACAACCATAGTTGTATACTTCAAATCTTGAAAATACAACTCTCCAACATTTGTTTTCGTATTCCAAATAGTTGTATAAATCAGATATATCACAATTAGTTGTATAACCCAAAACAATTTACGTTATAATAACCCAGATTAATAAGATTAGATATCATAACAAAACCAGAAAACAATATCCGCATTACGTAAGTAAACCATATTTTTGAGCACACAAAGAGATGATCAGCTTATGTATCAAGAGAAGTCCTGAAACTGCATCTCTAGGATTATTGTTAATGAACCAACAAGTCACCATGTGTAATCATCACCAGCTAGCGCAGCAACATTCCATATCAGATAGTTGTGAAAGATGCACCGAAATATAAACTTGTAAATTCAGAGGCACTCCAATGTGATGAAATTCTATGACTTAATTTagctctcttagttatatacaTTTACTCAGTTCAGCATACAATAAAACATTACCAGAACCATCATGTCATccgggagaaaaaaaaaagttcatttaCACTTCAGATTCCCACGACAAGTATGACATTTATACTGATTCGGTTCACAACAATAGAAAAATCTACCAACTGCAGCGGTTTCTGTCATAAGATCTCACCATCTTCTAGCTCTTCAAAGATATCACCATCCTCATCCTCAATGTACTCATATCCATTATAGTACTCATCCTTTAAACGCAGCCCAAGTTGCTCCAGAGGGTTTGCAATCCCAGAATATTGGCATAGTTTCTCAAGCTCCCCCAGAAATAACAAGTTGTCATCTATGACAACTGTTCTTTTCATCTAAAAAACAGAAAAGAgcaatatataagtataaatacGCTGTGAAAGTTGGGTTTAGACAGAGTAGAGGGTGAAACTAAACCTTCTCtactctttctctttctctgtCACGCCTCATTTGCAACTCAGACTTTGCGCTCTCAAGAATGGCTTCTTTTGCAGCTCTAGCAGCTCTGATTCGAGATTCAATAATTGATTTTTCTGTACACAGCCGTACAATTGGTTGGTACATCAGTATGAGGTATTTCTTAACTAAAGGgtgtttttaaattattaacacATATTTCCTCAGCAAGAAAAActcaaataactttcaccaaCATCAGCTAAAAACAGATTATTATAATTTCACCTTCAAGTTTCTGTCTTCCTGTAACCTCCGCCATCCGTTGTGTTCTAACATAATCGTCCTTGCCCTGCAAAAAACAGAACACTCGTATCAGGCCATATGAATACAGAAAAGCACAATCCACATACAAGCATAAGTTTGAGTAATATACCTTAAACATACTTGTGCCCAAAGAGCCTTTTACCACTCTTTTCAACTCTAATAAGGTACTATCATCAAACGTAGCAAAAACACTCTCGATCTTCTCTGTCCTCAAGGGAATTAAACCATGTTTCCTTAGAAAACCACGCAGCACTCCACTCAATTCCCCTCTCAATGCTACTAAAAGCTCCTCCTTAAGCCTCAACTTCTCTTTACCGGATATTGAAGGTGTCACCTCAGGGCGTGTTGTAATCTTGAATGTATCTTCAAGTTTCTTTGCTTTAACAGCTTCACTAAGACCTGGTCGTTTAACACTTTTGGTTTCTGAGGTCTTGGCTGGTGTTTTGGTGCAAATTTTGCTCGAGTCTATGGAGTTAGACTTTGATCTGCTCGGTTCTGCAACGCTTATGCTTTCTAAGGTCTTGGCTGGCGTTTTGTTGCAGATTTTGCTCATGTCTTGAGGATTAACTTTAGATTTGCCCTGTTCAAGAACGTTTCTTCTTTCTGAAATCTTAAACAGTGTTTTATTGATAACTCTGCTCGCGTCTAGAGGACTGTTTTTTAATTTGGCGGGTTCTGCAACGCTTTTGTTCGCTTTAGTCAACTTCGCCTCAAACAATCTCCACCTTCTTTCAAAAAGAAGGTTCAGCTCCTTTGCCATCGAATGAACATAATTCTCAGGAGGATTATATTTCATTGCATTGGCAAATGTGAGTCTGACATCAACAGCAAATGCTTCTGTAAAAGAATAGATATCTTCCACCAACTTCTTTTGTATCGTCCCTAGATCCATAGGATGcgaaataatattaaaataatcaggAATGCCCAACTCGACAGGATCCACGGGCTGATTGAAAACATATCCAAATTCATGGGTCATCAATGTTTTCAGAATCTTCCCACACTCCTGCTTAACACCAAGATCCATCCTCCGCTTTTTAAGATGTGGACCCTCCAAGATTTCAGGCGGTTCTTGCCTTTTCCTGGACCCTGGTAACAACATCTTCACCATATCTCTGCTACTCTACACACCACACTTTTCAGTGTGCTAAGAAAGCAGCATAAAATACActgagagaaaaagaaaaaaaaatgaaattaagaTAAGTAAAGGTAGTAGACCAAAACAAGAGCAACCAGAGGTATAGAAAACAAGGGCGTAATTAATAagacaaaaatataattacacaGAACAAATAAGCCTGCAATCAATCTGACATTAACTTTGCCAAAATCTACCAACATAGCGAAGGATGACATTGTAAGTATTCTAGGTAATAACCTTACCTACAATAACTACTCTCTAACTTTTCAGGTAAAACCTAATtgtaaaatatatttacattgtTCATAACCACACCAAAATTATCAAAACCCTAACTGAAGAATCGGAACCAATAAGGCCTAATTACcaaaagagaaaataaagtAAATCAACTGAAATACGAAACATTAACCCTAAAACCGAAGATATACCAATTATGATTCGCTTTTCGTTAACCCTAACTGGAAAATTCAGAATCGATAGAATTCATATAAACGTTATTTGCTACCGACACAATTACTTTAGACAACTCGCTGTTCATAAAACCCTAACAACAAGATACTCAAAACAAAGCGGGTGGGGTACCTAAGTTGCAAAATCGATATAAACCCTAATCGGTGAATCAGATTTGATACAATTACAAAACGAACCATAAAAATCAGAGCATTTACCTTTTACGATAAACCCTAGTTGCAAAACCCATAAACGATTAACCCTAATTTGAAATCAATCGTtcacagaatatatatatatatgtatatatacatatacatatacatatacatatatatatgtatatgtatacatacacacaatcaatcaattaattaaaaccataatgAAATAGATAGATACAATTGGAAACCCTAATCGAATAAACAAAACATTAAGAATAACGAATTTGTAACTATAATAAGCAATTAATATTTGATTACTACATAATAATATTCGTAAGGTTTAAAGTAATGGAAGATTTTACCTGAATGTGGCCGCGactttggatttttttttggtCAGGGTTAAAAGTGGATACAGAGTAATGAGCGTTTTATATGTATGGTTTTCGGTGTTTaaataagggggtgtttgggcCCGGGTTTTTTAAGTCATCCGAAGCACACATATTACTAACTTTTAGTAGGTATAATATTACCAAATACCAAACATGTTTTTTGATTGATGTATAGTACCATAAATTTATAGAATGTTTAACGGTATATATGGTTAAAAGTTAGTATTTGGATTTCCTATCTATTCTTTTAGAACTATATTTTCTctttaaaaatcataaataatcACCTTTTTAGCAaacatttttttctaattatttgTATTGTTAAAACCTAATAATTTAATGATCACTTTCAAAATGAATTCCAACCCCTCTAAACTTTACATAAATTGTTCTAAACTATTTACCAAGTTACTATTAATTTATCCTTGTATGTTTGTTCCAAAGAAAATAATAAGTATTTTTGATCAATTGGGTGAATTGGTtgaattttatatcattttaaagtAATAAGGTATTCAtcaaacaatttttataaaacactttAGTCAATGTAGAACGATTTATGAAACTTGGATTAAGAAACCTAGACTTCCAATAAATAATTCCTTACTTTGACAGAtacatagtaaaaaaaaaaaagcaacaaacAAGGTACTATAGCCTGAGTTTGAGAAAAACGGGCTTCCAATGATAAATTCAGACATAGTtcgtgttaaaaaaaaacaaattatcgTTGCATATTTCGAGTTTTCCAAACAAAACTACTCTGATTATTTAATATGCGCGATAAGTCAGTAATGGTAAGTGGTAACGATGGCGGGTAGTAGTAGTGACGGCATAGAGGGGTGGTGTGAACGAAGTCGACTGGTTATGGGGAGACGGTGGCAATGGCGATAGCCGATAGGTGGTGGCGTCGGTGGTGTAGTTATATTAATGTTTGAGGgatataatttgtaaatatatttattaaaaatgttattatagatatataagataaaaatattaaattagttGATAAATGATCTAGGACAGTTTGAGTAGTTGTaaagagtatagatagatataaaaaagATAGTAAGATATACTTGTAAatatatttcattaattttgaaatttaaatcaattaatttagaaataaaaagaaaagatagtaGTAAAGAAATGGAAAATTCCATAAAagggtaacctatttacataaaattcctattaaaggcaacctattttgttttcgtctatttaaataatcctattttcaaaaaattcctaataaagggtatatatatatatatatatgaatcggtcaaagtcaagtgccacgtcatcaaaactgatgacgtgacatcggtgacgtggcacttaacgagctccgtctgtcaaaaactaacgatataccctttattaggaattttttgaaaataggattttttaaatagacgaaaacaaaataggttgtctttaataggaatttcatgtaaataggttaTCTTTTTTCGGAATAAACCCAGTAAAGAAACGGGTGTCATCTTTCTAAATAAGAACGAACCAGAAAATAAAGGGGGAAAAATAACTCTGATTATGTAAATTCTATATGTAAAACCTAGAGTTTTGTTAACCACGTTcgttattttaattattttctacaAATCTACAATCATATCAAATTAATCAGAAAGAAACAACGCAtacaaccaaaaacaaacactagaaagaaaataattagattaaattaaagatttaaaaggTTCATTAACTAAGTACCTAATTAAGGTTGAGGTTTTTTTCTAGAACGGCTTCATAATTTACTtatactcctaaattacacgctTGCCTTGATGAAACCcaagactctcgaaaaatccCTATAAATCCACCCCCACAAACgtgagaagtgagactcgaacccaggtgaaCCCCCTCAAGGTCAAAGACTTTACCAAtaggccaccaaccccattggcaatTAAGGATGAGGTTTTAAGGAACTGAAAACATATGAATGCGATTTACATAAACTAACGTCAGAGGTGTACATTTGAACAATACAACTTAGACTAGTAGAGTAATGACAATTGCTGTCACTACCCAACCTTATCATTGCTCTAGAGCTCTAGCAAAATTCCAGAACAACATGTATCATATCATTTGCAAAAAAAAACCCCGTAATTTGATGGAGGATTATCCCTTAATTCTCTTGTTTCCTCCACTTGATTTGTTAGACTTCCGTTTCTTTGTTGATCGTTTATTTAAACCATCTTCAGCCTGTTTTTGCCCTTCAGCCTCGACCTCTACAGGATCCAACACAAAATTGTCTTTTGGGTTTTCTACAACACCCGTTTCTGGTTCTGGTTCAACGACTGACATCCCGTTAAGGGTGTAGTCCAACAGAAATGTGCTTCTCTCCAATCTGTCTATCCTGCTGTAATGCCTCTGGGAATATGGGATAAGTCCTTCAAGAAGTTCTCCGATGCCTTTCATCTTAAAAATAGACATACAATAGACGACCAAAATGTATATCAGGTGGTAATTTCTAACTTGTGTAATCAAAATCACATGTTTTCATTTACAAGGTATTTAGTTGTGAATACTGAAACAGATGTGATAATGTATATCTGTAGTTTTCCCTAAAACAGTATGGCTATGAAAGCAATTTGACTcctaaataatgaaataatcaAAACACTTTATCCAAATACTAAAAACTGATTATTACAACTTCAAGTTGCAAAAATTAGATGATTAGTTTCATAATTCATATCCATAACAAAAAGGAAAAGATCCCGTTAAAAAGATAATCAATACCTCAACTATCTCTGTTGGTGGGAGGATGCTGAAAACCTGAAAAAGCACAAACTGTGCAATGTGGCAGAGCTTTGGCTTCGTGTTCCATTCTCTGATGTACTCCAACAATTGTCGGTATTCTTCTGTGCTGAGAACACCAAGAGCTTTCTTGACCTGATCTTTGGCATCTTCCCTCCTGCAAAAAATTACAGTTTCagatgtatcatgtatgtatcATATACAGATTAGCAGAGGGTGGTAAAATGGGCAGATTTGTGAACACATAGTTTAGACTACTTTAAAGTTAACCTGCAAAGTTCCCCAAACAATTCAAACAGCTTGTGTGGTCTACGAAGCTCAAATGCAAGATGAATAGCCTTAGTGTAGTTGGCATCTAATACAGCGTTTTCTAGCTCTTGCCCTTTCAATACATTTTCCTCCTGTGTAAGCAAAACATCTTCTAACTCCGTCAAGACCAAATACAGGTGTGGGAGTACAATAATGACATGcatcagatgaagaaataaATGTAACAACAAAATGAGTTGTTAGATATGTTACCTCTTTCCGGAAAGCATCCTCCTTCTCTGCAGCAGTAGAATCATGCCATAAATTAAGCACCGCATCACTGCCACCTGTTGCCAACATTTCTGTTTTCTTCCCAACAGTCAAGGCCCATACCTAGTGGATACATACCATTCAGaaaacagaaagaaaaaaaaaaggcggCCTGGGGGGTGGGGGTGAACTTTTAGGGTGGGTCAAACTGGGGGTGGGTTAACCCGCAGACACTTTACTATGCTTTCCATGAATATAATATCCATAATACTCTTTTGCAAGAAAAACCTTAGAAAACCTTGAAACATTTTATGCTTTGGacaatttttgaaatattttaaatgCTAACTAGTAGCTAAATGATAGCCATGGGTCTGACCATCCCACAGTCTCACCTGACCCACCGAACCCGACTCACAATGCAGCAACATGGGTCAGTCTTATTCAAGCACAGCCCAACAGATGATCAGGCCCAGTCCAGCCCAGTTCATTATTTCCGTTCAATTAAGCTGCATTTCGTTTTCCAATTGCTGCATATTTCCTGCTTATTTTATTTTGGGTAGTTGTTTCCCTATGTCACCTTTTTGTACTACAAACTATTGTACGGGTGAGAAGATGTcatgttttcaaattttgtttctCTAAGATTTAGAAAACTCATTTCCATTGCTATCCTAATACCTGGCAAAACTAAGTGGCGAATTTTGGAGACTGATTTAATTTTGTGTGATGCATCTGTAACATAATATCAGATTGGGCCGCCCAACAAAGTTGTTTGAGTGGTGTGGCTCTATCTTGACGATCATAGTTTTGTGAACTTCATTTTGTCAGGTTAAATTCGATCCAAATTCTGGTCTCTGTCTACTGttaaatgtcttggattttatACATTTGACGCATTCACAGTATAGTATAACCAAACCTAACTCATTATCAAGTCAACTGAGTTGAAATTCCCTCTAGTTAAATGAGAGAACAAAAGAAAACAGTTTATAACCTTGCCCTCATGTTGATCACAAGTCGCAACACATTCGTTTGTCTTAACAGTCCAGAGCTTAACCAAACCGTCAGCGCCTATATAACAGATAAATATTAGTGGGTTTAACAATCACATAGTCG
Coding sequences within:
- the LOC122592850 gene encoding transcription factor GTE12; its protein translation is MVKMLLPGSRKRQEPPEILEGPHLKKRRMDLGVKQECGKILKTLMTHEFGYVFNQPVDPVELGIPDYFNIISHPMDLGTIQKKLVEDIYSFTEAFAVDVRLTFANAMKYNPPENYVHSMAKELNLLFERRWRLFEAKLTKANKSVAEPAKLKNSPLDASRVINKTLFKISERRNVLEQGKSKVNPQDMSKICNKTPAKTLESISVAEPSRSKSNSIDSSKICTKTPAKTSETKSVKRPGLSEAVKAKKLEDTFKITTRPEVTPSISGKEKLRLKEELLVALRGELSGVLRGFLRKHGLIPLRTEKIESVFATFDDSTLLELKRVVKGSLGTSMFKGKDDYVRTQRMAEVTGRQKLEEKSIIESRIRAARAAKEAILESAKSELQMRRDRERERVEKMKRTVVIDDNLLFLGELEKLCQYSGIANPLEQLGLRLKDEYYNGYEYIEDEDGDIFEELEDGEIL
- the LOC122592216 gene encoding eukaryotic translation initiation factor 4E-1-like, with amino-acid sequence MVEKEVEKSGVGSDREEEQRWNEGGGERLARPIKDIKRHPLEHSWTFWFDNPSAKSKQVAWGNSIRPIYTFSTVEDFWSLYNNIHRPSRLVAGADLHCFKNGIEPKWEDPVCASGGKWTMTFPKSKSDTCWLYTLLAMIGEQFDHGDEICGAVVNVRSRQEKIALWTKNAANEASQMSIGRQWVQFLDYNDSIGFIFHEDAKKLDRGAKNKYTT